GACGGTCTGACAAACTCGAAAGAGCTTTTAAAAGTAATCAATCGGTTCTGGGGTGTTGAAGAACATCAGTCAGCAAGTATGTCAATCATTTCAGCTCTAAGAGCTGAGATTGAGAGAGCGCACGTACAGGTTAATCATCTGGTTCGAGAGAATCCTTCTTCTGATCGTAGTAAGGAAATGGAGTGTGTATTGAAGCGCTTTGCACAAGAGAAAGCAGCTTGGAAACGCAATGAGCAAGAAAAGATAGAGATGGCTTTGAGACCGATTAAAGGAGATCTCGAGGGAGAGAGGAAGTTGAGGAGAAGAACTGAGAGTTTGAATAAGAGTCTTGGTAGAGAATTGGCTGAGACTAAATCGGCTCTCTTGAAGGCAACTAAAGAACTTGAGACCGAGAAAAGAGCACGAGAGATAATGGAACAGATATGTGATGAGTTGGCTAGAGGAATTGGTGAGGATAAAGCAAAGGTAGAAGCATTAAAGAGAGAGTCTGCAATGGTTCGAGAGGAGGTTGAGAAAGAGCGAGAGATGCTTCACTTGGCGGATACTTTGCGAGAGGAAAGAGTTCAAATGAAGCTGTGCGAAGCCAAGTATCAGTTCGAGGAGAAAAATGCAGCGGTAGATAAGTTGAAGCTTGAACTTGAAACCTTTCTTAAGACCAAAAAGTctaaaggtaataaaaacaggtCAGGGAAATGTGGCAGCAGAGGAGATGTTGCAATCTATTTGAGTAAACCGAATGTGTTTGATCAGATCCAAAGAGGAGGACAAGTAGTAGATGAGGAAAGCAATGACGGAGATTTGGACTCGGGTGAAGAAGAAGGTTCGTCTGACAGTGATCTCCGTTCCATTGAATTAAACATAGAGGATGCTAATAACTCAGGCTATGTGTGGAATTTCGTTGATGGAGCTGCTCAAGAAGATCCAAAGAGACTTTCTGTTGACAAAGAAACCAAAGGGAGAAAATCCACCTCAAATAAAATTACCAAAAGAAACTTTTCAATCGGAAGGCGTGATTCAGATGGTATAGGTTGGGATTTCAGCACTGAAAATTTCTCAAACTGGGGAAAGATCTCCGAGCATGACAAACAAGTTAATGGACAAGAACATTTCGAAGTCGGTACTCAGAAACATAAATCAAAAACAGACAAGAATTTGTCCAGATCAAAAACAGCACTACCCCAAGACTTCGCAAGTACAACGAAAGAATGGGCACAACATCGAGCTTCATGGGATCTTGGCAATGCGCACTGTGATagtccaaatccaaatatagcATGGGAAGCCAGTTTGAAGGAAAGATTGGCTGAAATCTTAGGGGAAAGTAGAGTTCAAGAAACCGATGACAGTAAGAAACTATCTGTTTCTTAATCAACCTCTAAAGCTTGAGAGCTGTGTAGATCAAAAGGTAAAGCTCTCATCTTGTTCTGAGCAACGACTATGATGTTGCGAATGCCAAATTTTTtactgtgttttttcttttttacctttAGCTGTAACCATATTGACATATATGTGCATTACCTCATGCAACAAACATATTCAAATCAAGATCTTTGCTTTTTTTGATATGATATTCATAGAATTTTCTTATCGGATTCAGATTGAACTGCTGCCGTTCTAGTACAATGTCCAGCAGCAAACAATGTAAAGTAAGGTATAATTTTTCAAAGCACGTGGTTACATGTTCTCATTGGAATGAAACCCTTTCCTTATATTTGAAGTAACATGTAAAATTCAAACTTCAAACTGGTAGGGTGGGAACTGAATAACCAAATAAAACCTTTTCAAAGTTGTGGGTAGTAATCATTAAACTCGGTCTAAAGTGACCATCAACCTACAAAGATATAACAGTTTTGCACGCGCGTTTTGTCTGAGGTGAATGTCATGAATCGAAAATTCCGATAATACTACATTAAGAAGGGATAGCTACTAATTACAACAAGTTTCCTGTTAGTCGCtctgtttcaggaaaaatgaCATTTTTAGacccaaattgaaaaaaaatgaatataTCACTTTTCCAGAATTGGAAGCAGTAGTATTTCTTTAACCACTTTGAAGTTTTTATTGCAACTTGCAGTGAGAGGATTAAGCCAAATGCTACGTTCGACGATGTTAGAGCTACCTTGGAAACAAGGATTCTAACCTTTAGCTCCTGGAAATGAACACTCGGGATGGTAAACGTGCACCACAGTGAAATTTTAGGTGCATTGGATTTGGTACGTTGACAACAAAATCATCCAAGGGGTACAATTTATAGATAACTTATATGCTTATCACGTTGATTTCGATCCATCCAACCACCACACACAAATTTAGCTTGGAACTTGAATCGGTtttcatcaaaaaataaataaatcaaatattcaaggtacaattgtcaCTCAAACTTCCTCCCTTCCACATGAATTTTCTCAGCTTAGTTATCAGAGGGGAAATGTGGGTCCGAGATGAGAGAAAGTGGGGTCAGTGATTTTGTCTTCAACAATGGAGGCAGTGCCAGCCCAGGACGACTAGCTCATGTGGGGTGTTTCTCTACACGTGATATCAGTGATGACCTGGTGGGGAGGCTAAACATACCGGAGGGTAGGGAACCGGGCCAACTCATTAGGGTCATCAACCATGCTCCTTGCTACGTGTCTTGTCGCATTTTGTCTTTCTTCCAAGATTTTAATTCATTTTGGTGTATGTAATAGGGGGAAAGAGTTCTAGCTAAGGTTCTAATAATGATGATGCGATGTTTTTCACTCTTCATTTTGATGGTAGCTATACTTTCAATTCCCAATATCACTCCATGGTATTAGTACTTGGTTTGAGTTTTCTTATTTGCAAACCCTCTCCTCATATTGCCATTGGTATAAGAAAATTGGAAAATTATTGTACGTTTAATGACAATTCTTTTGTCTGCAGTTGAGacagtcactttcaagcatatttggATTAAAGTCACGCTTGTTTGTATCTGACTTGCAATTTGGATCTGAGTAAACCCCGGACTCATCGCGAGTTATATGTATCAtgtgtgttttctatttttagtCAAATCTGACTTGACTGACTCATACCTAATCCTTGACTTGAACTTATTATAGTCAGGTATGAAAATATCattgactcatgggaccaaactaCCCACTCACATGTTTTTGAGTCAGACGAGTCATATTTGACTTAAATAACAAACATAttaagtcagatccagatgagtcagtcGATTTCAGTCAtttccagacgactcagatgagtcaggtgcaaATAAACAAGGTGTAAGATCGTGTTTCCTTGCTTGACTGATATTATCATGGAGGTTGAGGGATTCAACTTGTTCAGTATATGCTTATCCCTTAATTTGGATTCTGCGTCATCAATCTATCCATAAAAATTAGATTAGTGGTTGCCAGATGATGATGTTTGTTGAATGATGCAATTAAGGTAGTCTTAACTCTTGACAATCCTTAAGGAAGTTGTCTACCAGACTTCTGAGACTACTATGTGACtggtcataccaagtcacaatggttagttgtgatcggtcctaccaagtcacatacatgggttcagatcggttataccaatcactagatCAGTTCTACCTATACATGGtatatacttgtgatcggtcacaccagtcactaggatcggttataccaattacaaggatcggtcacacaaccacttatgatcggtcacaccaattaccataatcggttacaccaattacaaggattgatcataccatctcatcgtgattacttaggatcgattacaccaattaccaggactgcctataccaaatcataagtctaggtattgtgatcggttataccaagatacatgacCGGAGTTAAGATCTGTtgtaccaactcacacatattgttcatcaaagaatatgcaatgaatagccggaccaataaacctattgatttccttttcgattcatgaaacaagttcatgaatgtacttcctttacacaaatgtaaaacattgtttcctaggatgaaatcttcaccatacacccatacacataatcataaaactatatacaagattatgtcgatgtcatatctacgaagttcaaaagataaacgttatgtTTCGTAGCTAATTCCTTAGTACTATGATCATAAAATATATACAGTATATacaacttcacatgttatgttttcaatatagcacgagttgaaagatacgtttggaataaaacagttcaagtcaatattactaacctcaagaggaaggatgatgtcgttgtagttcgcttcctcttcacattcttcaggtcttcagagtaatacttgtatgtctcaacattcctagactttccagtataacctaaacgaagttgactctagtatataatcaagcgactttagatgagaattgacacactaaaatatgacaaccaaacttgacataccaacgcttggtgagttcaacctagctatgctctaacagactatatggacaagagtacaatctctataaacgtaccaccagcatttgatggctcaaattacttatggtggaaaatcgctatgcgttcctttctacaagcccgtgactttgagacatggaaaattgtagttattggatatgaCGCACCAACAGTTGTTGTAGACGGAGGTACTGTTGCGAAGCCATTGATACAATATAGTGAAACCGAGATAagtgctgcaaagcataattctgacgggttaaacgctattatccacgccataatcccaaatcttcagcaccatgtgacttcgtgcactaagtctaaagatgcttgggatatttcagaaaccttatttgaaggagatacctcagagaaagatgctaggcttcaaaacctaacttctgactgAGAAAACCCCAGTATGTCTGATGAGGATTCGTTTGAAGAATTTAATCAAAAGGTGTCCATTATTGTTAATGCTTGTTTTGCATTAGGGAGGATTATCtcccaaaaggacattgtgatgaaaattctccgatcCTTACCAGCAAGAtagagtctaagaaacatgccatcatagaaggaaataaccttgatacactttccaggaaCACTTTTATTGGGAAgttgaagatctttgatcatgaactgcaatccaaagccgGAAAGGATATTGCATTCAAGGCACTGAAAAACACTAAAACCCTAAAAGGTGAAAGTGCTGACAACTCTGGTCATGATCTTGTCGATCctaatttttcagatgaagatcttgataactcagtttttttgatcactagacagtttaaagaacttcttaggaagagaaataaaTGATTCTCCAGAGACAAACTTTCAATGTCAGCTAAGCGACATAATCGTATTTCTGCTAAAAACAAAGATTCCATCGACACTGACGACGAGGTTATGCCACAGTGCTGCAAGTGTAAAGGATTCGGTCACTTggccaatgagtgtccaaatcgaagaaAATACACTGGCAACAAGAGTTTGGCTGCGACACTTGATGTGACCTCTGATCATTACAATTCCTAAGAGGAACAAAATTCAAGTGTAGCACTCTTGGGTGATATTgtcaattttgataattgtagcaatactcttACTAATCTTGATAGTTTAAttcatcaaaatcattggagAGTGTCATGGATTTTTCGTATACTAATGAGAATTCTGATAATGTTTCAGGTATCCCGTGTTTAGTCGCTAAATCTGTTCCTGAAAAATCTCCAATTcgacatgtccttattgtaccaGTAAAGGGCACGGACTCATACAatgtttcaaatacaaacataAACTAAGGTATGTTAACAAACTTCAAGGGAGAGCTAGTCGGTTGGCAAAGgcacttaaacttgttcaaaagtccaaTACCGAGGTACACAAAGTTAACTCTTCATATTTTAGGAGATCGATTAATTCAAAGGATAAGGAAATATCTCAAACAAAAAGAAGAGTCCGGACTAAACGTTCTTTTTTGAAGGACATCGTAAATTCCATGCAGGAATCTGGTGGTGAGCAATTTAATGCTCACCTCACCTCAACATAATCTAATTGTATTGAAATGTGCATCTTATCTCATGCACCCTTGAAAGGGATAAGATCTATGCACATCAGGGCTTCTGGATcatgataaaaataaatattattaCTCGGGTCTCCACCCTCTAATGGTATTAAATTTTTTTGATCTGATAAACTTAAAAAGGATAAACACGATTTTTTTACTCCAATTTTAGGTTTTGTATATTCCAGTGCGTGAACCCTTATAAGTTTCGAAATCCTGCATAATAAATGTCATCTTCTTCAAGACTCATATCTCTTTCACAAGAAGGTTTTCCTGTAGATCCATATATTTCTGTCGCACAAATACATTTTATTCTCACGAATCATGGAGGCTCCAAGAATAAAATCTTCTCATGAATCCTatgctccaatggttgttgattcCAATCCAACTAAAAAGAAGAAGGATATGTCTCTTCCTCTTGTCTCGTCTCTTATGAGGaaaaggaagaataagaagaaacctAGATCGGAATATTCCAAtcaaaaaaggtttgaaaaaatTCTTGGAGAACTTAAGAAAATCAAGAAGGAAGTGAAGCGACTGAAGAAGTTTTTACAGAGATCTCTCAAACCTCAAGCGcttgtcaatcaacaacctaCCAGGTTTGCAGAAGCTAACTCCtttattcatgaaccttatgtcacATTCCAGTTATTGATAAGGAATTtgaagatgataaagaattcttcaaagactttaaatactaggaaacttcttttcaGGATtttattcattaagcttagttatATTTCAAGATAAAAGAAACCCTTTGttatatctagagtcgtcctagtTGTATgtagactacaaagacttcactgggattcgtgaatccaggattaattatcttttatcttgataactcaagTATcccgatcttgattgtttgtagagccttgctccaacgatcaagatagatagccatcaacaaagtctcttcgtctcatactttgttgattccgcgaGTTTTATACTTATgagatgaataataatctaggctgtacttcaggttgcataagtccggattttgaggatagccatacTTGTGTCAAGTTGCtctcgatttccatcacctggatgtatcatttgatctgatcatccgtttagattGTAAATTAGGAAATCAATCATaggattaatctgtgggaggtaaattaggtttaaagtcttcaattgaggtgAAGCAATttttagttggtgtgagaccgtctaagggaatcaattgcatagagtcctgctgggattcaagaggcgtaaggagcgcgactgtacctgaatcattgggagactgagttcggtctcaactacattccagaagaagttaattggtagtaggatagtgtatgtagcggcttaatttagcttggtattcaatctggacttggtcccggggtttttctgcatttgcagtttcctcgttaatttttttttggtgtatgtgttatttctttttccgcattatattgtttatctttataattgaaatatcacatgttgtgcgttgatcaatcacagtagataggtctgaccttatttgttggataagacttgattgatccttggacattggtctttggtaccgtccaagaactctctttgtagttaggttcatggatTCAgctctgtaaacgttctaacaacaagagagagagatataactctagatacatTGCTTGATTGAGTTTTAAATCATAGAATTGTGTTGAGTTTTTCtatacagattgcctacgaaaaatTTGGtgatgtattttggtaccccagtgTTCTcaatatcctcatcatcacttTCGTCATCAACCTTTATAGGGGAATTATGATCGTGAGGTTTAGATGATGATGACGGGCGTTCTCTAACCGTTTATTTCTATTTTTgataagatctctaaactgtcttgtaataagagaaacaaaattttcaagatcttcatctgaaaatttGTTAACAAGCTCTTTCTCGGAGATACCCACACTTTCACTTTAGAAAGTGCATTAGCGTTTATAAGTGCTTTGAACGACATAGCTTTATCAGCTTTAATTTGTTGTTCATGATCAGAGACCTTTAACTTTCCAAAAAGAGTGATTCTGGAAAGTATAGAAATATCGtttccttccatgatggcatatcccattcaggaattttcttagactcgtatcgagATGAAAAAGATCTCATATTTTTTTATCACAATATCCCATTCAGGAATAGTTTTTCCTAGTGAATAACACACGTTCACTATTTTTTGacaatttgtgattaaattcttcaaataaatcttcatcatccatacaaaggttttcccagtcagtaGTCAGGTTTTCAAGTGGTGCTTCATTTTCTGCGATATTCCCTTCaagtacggtttctaagatatcccaagcatcttttgatctagtgcacgtagacacatgatgttgaagatcttggatTATGGCATGGataacgacccaaagtcgaagacttgataaacaaatctgtctcccgcagaaaagtcgattctgatagataaatctgtctcacacagaaatacgtacgaagtttttgttccgtcttttgataaataaaggtgaacaagaaccaattgataattcggtcttatattcccgaagaacaacctataaatatcaatcacctcacaataacttaactatatggtagtgaaaaagcgggagtataacaaccacacccaatatttctcttagcaatctgtatggactaactccaatatacttgcaagagaatcaactagacagtcatactcaatcttaagaaagtatatcaaagagttatatctcaatttctcaattcaatctgcaatcaaaaaaataggaatttgcgagcccgattgaatataagaaataacttggacggtatcaaaaaccaatatccaagtgccaatcaatttaatcaacaaccaaaggttggattcacaattgattgaacttatgcacaacctgtgatattttaattatataaacaaatataatgcgggaaagaaataacacagacaccagaagttttgttaacgaggaaaccacaaatgcataaaaaccccgggacctagtccagatttgaacaccacattgtattaagccgctacagaaactatcctactccaagttaacttcggactggaatgtagttgaaccctaaccaatctcacactgatcaaggtacaattacgctctttatgtctctgaatcccagcaggactctacacacttgattcccttagctgatctcacccacaactaagagtttctatgaccaaagtcgaagacttgataaaccaatctctCTCACACGgtaaagtctattgaatagataaatctgtctcccacagataaacctatgagttttgttccgtcttttgataaatcaaggtgaacatgaaccaattgatataccgaacttatattcccgaagaacatcctagaaatatcaatcacctcacaataatcttaatcgtatggtaacgaaacaagatattgtggaatcacaaactatgagacgaagatgtttgtgactactttttatctttcctatcggagattaaatctcgagaaaatcttagagaagatagtacccaaTACGATAGAAACGGGCAAGagcagaacatgcaactacagagaaaatagttgggtctggcttcacaatcccaatgaagtcttcaagtcgttaacctacagggttttggaaaaacctaaggttaaaggagaatcgactctagtcgcaactatctagtatcacacaagaggtgtggggattaggtttcccagttgctagagttctcctttatatagtcttcaaatcagggttcgcaatcaatgttaatttgtaacaaagcattcaatattcaccattagatgaaaacctgattagactcaagatattatctttcaaccgttagatcgaacttagcttgttacacacaaatgaaaaatgacttcatttagatttgagtaaccgtacctaaacgtatatacctttgttggctcaacaatagttaactgaagttatccatatgaacactttcatatcaaccttattcatcttaaccataactatttcaaatgactcaaatgaaactagttctaaagttgttcaattttttatattctcatagaagtatacaagacacaatggaaacaaaatcgattttgattcactcgaatcaagtcatgaacattatatccacggtttgcaaaagattgcattccttattatataaatgtattagttcatgaacaaatcgattttagaacataacccactcaagtatgcgaagggtatgcataccttagtggtcggattaagtttgggtttgccagtatgcgaatgggtacgcataccaccaaactcagtaaagtcccgaaacttgaacctcacgctagtacgcgtaccggtatgcgtacttagttctcgAACCTCTACTGAACCaattagtacgcatacgggtatgcataccatggttcccagacttggattacacatatgcaagtacgcatactgcgtttatatccaattgttctaaaatctcatttcaaccattgaaacattttcggaagatgacaatagctgtctcccacaaactattagcttcaaagcaattttcaagtgatcgaatgatcaatacccgagtctatatcaaatgattgtctcacacaaatcatataagatgttaccaggcgattttcacatgatcatcttttgactttcgtcaagaatataagatgaacttggttaaagcgaaagcttaccaacacatattttgagaaatatgtaagcgagttaaactcagctcgaaatatcaaatgtgcataattgaagtctatatagctatacgatttttttctcaaatatgagataaagtagatagaattttgagtgatagatgagttcaagtctccacataccttttgttgatgaagttccacaagctccccttagtagttcttcgtcttcaatcgatgaacgccgtgaagtctaatgctcaactatccTTTCTATCTTaatcctagacttagctataaatagactagaaagcaagacttatagttttggcaactaaacttgacaaactatCTTGAGATAGGaaggcttgcgagttcgaccgagcagtgctctaacaatctccctctttgtcaattttagtgacaaaactatcaatacatatgtaatacaaaataaataaactttgtagctctcaatccaaatgcttgatttccttggttcttcaatattactcgaaat
This is a stretch of genomic DNA from Papaver somniferum cultivar HN1 chromosome 1, ASM357369v1, whole genome shotgun sequence. It encodes these proteins:
- the LOC113315043 gene encoding uncharacterized protein At5g41620-like isoform X2; its protein translation is MNEVPSPRMKEILDCKKESRSSTRDRGGGNRVYSVLSDPSHSPVSERLDRSRNGSHHRRNSITSQKLRLTDYINGGFDSISNANQVEIRPPSRGMTPTGSSVGVHNHKSRLKDVSDGLTNSKELLKVINRFWGVEEHQSASMSIISALRAEIERAHVQVNHLVRENPSSDRSKEMECVLKRFAQEKAAWKRNEQEKIEMALRPIKGDLEGERKLRRRTESLNKSLGRELAETKSALLKATKELETEKRAREIMEQICDELARGIGEDKAKVEALKRESAMVREEVEKEREMLHLADTLREERVQMKLCEAKYQFEEKNAAVDKLKLELETFLKTKKSKGNKNRSGKCGSRGDVAIYLSKPNVFDQIQRGGQVVDEESNDGDLDSGEEEGSSDSDLRSIELNIEDANNSGYVWNFVDGAAQEDPKRLSVDKETKGRKSTSNKITKRNFSIGRRDSDGIGWDFSTENFSNWGKISEHDKQVNGQEHFEVGTQKHKSKTDKNLSRSKTALPQDFASTTKEWAQHRASWDLGNAHCDSPNPNIAWEASLKERLAEILGESRVQETDDSKKLSVS
- the LOC113315043 gene encoding uncharacterized protein At5g41620-like isoform X1 — encoded protein: MLRHKHNTSIEGLIQGGKIRKRGCSSSTSSSSSVIQNYRFKRALLVGKRGRGSNTTPVPTWRIDNNNNNSRSSYNHRILTPNSNRQVSARKLVATLWQMNEVPSPRMKEILDCKKESRSSTRDRGGGNRVYSVLSDPSHSPVSERLDRSRNGSHHRRNSITSQKLRLTDYINGGFDSISNANQVEIRPPSRGMTPTGSSVGVHNHKSRLKDVSDGLTNSKELLKVINRFWGVEEHQSASMSIISALRAEIERAHVQVNHLVRENPSSDRSKEMECVLKRFAQEKAAWKRNEQEKIEMALRPIKGDLEGERKLRRRTESLNKSLGRELAETKSALLKATKELETEKRAREIMEQICDELARGIGEDKAKVEALKRESAMVREEVEKEREMLHLADTLREERVQMKLCEAKYQFEEKNAAVDKLKLELETFLKTKKSKGNKNRSGKCGSRGDVAIYLSKPNVFDQIQRGGQVVDEESNDGDLDSGEEEGSSDSDLRSIELNIEDANNSGYVWNFVDGAAQEDPKRLSVDKETKGRKSTSNKITKRNFSIGRRDSDGIGWDFSTENFSNWGKISEHDKQVNGQEHFEVGTQKHKSKTDKNLSRSKTALPQDFASTTKEWAQHRASWDLGNAHCDSPNPNIAWEASLKERLAEILGESRVQETDDSKKLSVS